The DNA sequence CAGGACACCAGTCCACTCCAACAAGTCCAATAGACAACAGTCTCTGTACTGGGACACCTTCCTCATAAAGACTCAGGCAAGACATGCCCTTCATTCTCCTCAACCAGTACTTCCCCATCTAGGTACCCTTCAAGAGCCATCCCCTCTCTCGTTTACTACTTGCTGctaccactaccaccactgccaccaatgccaccctcaccttcaccgtcaccgtcaccactACGAGTTCCGCCGACGACAAACGataacaacagcaacagtaGCAACGACAGCAGCATCCCATCACTTCCCCAATTCCCAACAAAGCCTGGCCAGCATTGACCTCCACTCCGTCTGGTAGAAGgcacaccaacccccctcccccccttttccttgaaACGAGCAACCAATCATGAACACATAACCGCGCCGATGTCCCCATCTCGGTTTCGCCTGCCAACTGTTTCCCTGGGCCCAGGTGTGGCTCTGGCATTGAATATGTTGAGAGGTTCGTGGGCGAGCGGGCGAACGACAGAGGAttaggaggaggaggaggaggtcggaaTGATAACCTGAGCGGATGAACGTGAGTAGGTTCCcgggatgatgggatggaagggttgtggggcggggaggggaagggagcttgctgggttttgggagggttggtTTGATATGGAGTGGTTGTGTAAACATAAGGTAAGGTAGaaagggtgagggggtggtaaTGTTGAGTCTGGGTTTGAGATGTCTTGGCGGGGACGGGAACGAGATTCGGAACGGAAGGGGTTGTgttcttgaccttctcggcggcggtgatggtaTAAAAGGGTGAtctggaggttgttggtatATGCGTTGGGAATGTTAGCGATGAAGAGGGAtcgggggggtggttgtgggtaTGGTATACTGTATCCTGGGACCGGAATCGGTGCAGGCTGTCGGGAGGATACCTCGGCATGGATGTCTACATCTCACCCACGATCAAGATGTCAGTCATGCCTTTATCCACCAACCGTCAAAGAGTTTCAACACCCAAACCCGCCCCGTACACCTCCCCTCGACAtcaacccatcccccccaaacccaccaccaacccccccccaacccttcccatcccctccccaagcaACCAGcgaccaaccccaacctcacccccaactccaccaaTGATGAGCGCACAGCAACCAGCGACAACACCACAGAGCCAACAAAGACGTAACCCCAGCTCGGACGggaaacaaaccaccaatCATTCTCTGTCGCCGGCCGCTGTGAACAGGGGTTCGGAGTTCCCGTCAAACTTGAAGTTAGCCTGGAGGGTAACCAGAAGATGGTTCAACACAATCTATACCAACTTAGCTGTGGTTAAAAATACCCCAAAAGTAAATAAcaacagaaaagaaggaagaagaaaaggaagaaaagccCGAAAATCCCAAGCGTGTAACTGGCAAAACCAAAGATGTTGACCATCGTAGAAGACCTTTTGTGTACCAAAGATTGGCTGGAGATACCTCGAGGGCAAGTTCGACCCAAGCTTAGCCACCAGGTAGAGCCCCGGCGAGCAAGCAACCCTAACTCCAAAGTTGATGCCGCTCAGTGTCGGCAACTGCTGGCCCAGTGTCGGCCACTGCTCCCTCAGTTCCCCAAGCAGCCGCGAATTAAGACCGAACCACATCTGAGATCTACCCCTTCGCAGTGCAAAAACACCAGGATTTGTTTCTATTCGTGTACGGATATAGATAACAACAAAGATCTAATAAACAGCAAAGGTGTAGGTGTGAGCAGCGAATGCGCAAGATTTAACGCCGGGAGACCAGCCCGAGTTGGGGTCGACACCACCGAGCCAGCTCTAACTCACCCGGCTCAACCGGAGAAGTGTCgattggagatgagggtgtGTGAAAGATGGTTAATATGTTTTGGAAAAGACTTCAACACCTACATATGTACTACACCCATCAAAAACACTTAACATGACGTATCACCCCATCTCTCAACACCCTTGCCCTGCACCCTTACAcaacacacatacacacacctCCAACCGCGATATTAGCTGACACATAAAGAAAGGTCAACCCATACCGTGTCACAACTATACCTCGAAGCATAATCATCACACCTTCAAAGATATTCAAAACACCCATTAGTTCCCCTTCAAAGCACAGTTCACAACATACCATACCTCAACTTGCTTCTGCTCTGCCAATTATCCTGTAGACACACTCACACATCatatcacatcacatcacatcatcacaaacaTCAAGTCAACGTCCCCTTGGTATTGTGCGATataaccacccccaacaaacTCAACGGAAAACAAATCCCGTAaactcccccacccaaccatcCATCCTTTTTCCCTCCCATAATATCCCTTGACCCCAAGTCGGCGAGTGAAAAAACCcagcaagagagagagagagagagagagaaaaagaaaaaaaagaagaaaaaaaggcagaaaagaaaacccaTAACGCCTCCCCCCATGCAGATAGACCTCCATGAAAGAAAACCCCACCGAGTCCCCCTTACGCCtttatccccccccttccccatcccccacctaATGCCCAAACGCCAGTTTAACAAGtcgaaggaaaagaagaaaaagaaaaagaaaagctgGCGAGGTAAAAGGGAAAAACACTTGATCGCAAATAGATGACGTTGTCACGTGTGTCGCGTCAAAACGACACAACTTAGCCAGCGTAGCCAATGCCCACGTGGCGCCTAAACTCACGAAACAAAAAGTGGTTAGACATGCTCTAGACAAACAGTTcaaacaggaaaaaaaaaaaaaaaaaccagtCAAACTGGGTGTGGATACAGACACGTGATGACTTACGAGGCATCAGCCGAGTACACCGTCGTGGCAGCGCGGGGCTGACCATACGAATCATGGTCATCCTCCGagtcctccttcttgacaatCGTGTCAGACTTGGgggcctccttcttcacaccGCGACGCTtcttggcggcgggggtgggatCGGCCTCCTCATTGTCGGTTCCGTTGTcaccagcagcggcggcctGACCCTTGCGCTTGTTGGAACCGGGAGTCTTTTTGGCCGCGGCCTTGCCACCACGGGCCTTGGCGGGGGTCTCAGGGGCATTGGCGCTGGATCCCTCGGCGGGACCGTCGTTGGCGGCGGGACCGTCGTTGGCGGCGGTGTCCTTGCGCCGGAGCTTCTGGAGGTGCTGACTGTGAGAGAACGAGATGTCAGTGTAGGGTTCTCAAAAGGGATCAAGTGAAGCATGTCAGCAAAGTACGTGATGGCCTTGACGGTGCAAGTATAGCCGAGTTCGTGCATTTGTTCCATCACGGCTCTGAGCTGGTCCTGGGAGGGGCTCAACTCCTGGACgagacagaggaggaggtcgtgGTTGGCCTGGAGGTCCCACTTCATGCGAGACTTGTCGATGGCCATGTCTACGACTTTTCTTGGTGAATGGCttgaggtgatggtgatgtagGTGTGGATGTGGGATGAGGGTTGAGTGAAGAgtgaaagagaagagaggggaGGAAAACTGGGGCAGagtcgaagaggaggaggggaagggacGGGAAGGAAATGAGGAAGAGTTGAAGAGAAGCGGAGCGGAGGGGTGAAGGTGTGCCAGGCAGCGATATTGTGTCGCTTACCGCCGAACGTCAACTCGATGAGAATCGGCGGAAGGAACAAAAGCAACAGCAAAAGGGAAAGAACAGCGTACAGTGCAGCGCCTTGGGTGTAGTTGTAGCCGCGGAGATTGGTGTAGGCAATGATGGCGTCCCAGCACTCGGTTTTGATCTCGCCACGCACAATCACTGCTTGAAGCAGGGTCAGGTGTGCGTCGTGATCCCAGACCGTGGTCGGCTTTCCAGAAAGAGCACGTCCAGGTGGCATGTtgttgggtgatgttggtgaagaagtgggtgtctggtggtggtgtaaagTCGCTGAGGACAGGGTGtgcgtggtggtggttgtgaaaGAGTATGAGAGAAAGCTGTGGAGGCTTTTCGAGGGGAGAAAGAACAGATAGCTGGGAAGTTGCCGGCAACGCCGAGAACCACGTCTTCGCTTGATGACCTGGTCATCCGAGTCCTGCTCTTTCCTGCCTGTGGTCCGACGACTAATCAGACTACAGAAGGTAGGGGGAATGAGGGCTTACGCTAGAGCTGAGCCCGAGAAATGATGGCCTTTGGTCCGGCAAGCCAGTGCAATCTCGATCATATCCTGCTTTGACGGGTTCATCCACTCGTACATCGCCTGAAGCGCAGCCAGGTTCTGCTCCGCGCCCCAAATTGTAACTTTTCGGGCCATGTTGTCCGTGGCCAAACGGGTTGTTGTGATGATTTCAATCGTTGCCGGACGAAATATCGTTTGCGGACGAAATATCGTTTGCGGACGAAAGAGGGTTGATGGACGAAAGAGGGTTGACGGACGAAGGAAAGaggaagggaaaaagaaTGGGACTgtgaaggagaggacggAATATAAAGACTCTTGGGTTCGTCAGGTGCAACTCGGACCACATCAGTGGGTCGACAACTTTGTCGGTTCACTTGTGATCTCCCGTCAACACCTGTTCAGACGGATAACGTACCGAAGGCCATTCCAGCCAATGTTGTAGCCACGCTCA is a window from the Podospora pseudocomata strain CBS 415.72m chromosome 6, whole genome shotgun sequence genome containing:
- a CDS encoding hypothetical protein (EggNog:ENOG503PH53); its protein translation is MPPGRALSGKPTTVWDHDAHLTLLQAVIVRGEIKTECWDAIIAYTNLRGYNYTQGAALQHLQKLRRKDTAANDGPAANDGPAEGSSANAPETPAKARGGKAAAKKTPGSNKRKGQAAAAGDNGTDNEEADPTPAAKKRRGVKKEAPKSDTIVKKEDSEDDHDSYGQPRAATTVYSADASRHVGIGYAG